Proteins from a genomic interval of Capsicum annuum cultivar UCD-10X-F1 chromosome 4, UCD10Xv1.1, whole genome shotgun sequence:
- the LOC124897977 gene encoding uncharacterized protein LOC124897977, with translation MSLANYQKEDGGVFVLQISQPSLVVEIKEKKELDPDLKMIKSNVGQHKVTDVVIGGDGVLSYKASLYVPNIDRLRERVMDEGHESQYAIPLDSTKMYHDLREFYWLGNMKLDMAIYMAKCMVCQQVQFKHIRPESLYQEIPLPE, from the exons ATGTCGTTAGCCAATTATCAAAAAGAA gatggtggtgtatttgtactTCAGATATCTCAACCATCTCTTGtggttgagataaaggaaaagaaagaattgGACCCTGACTTAAAGAtgatcaagagtaatgtgggtcaacacaagGTTACGGACGTTGTGATTGGGGGTGATGGTGTCTTAAGTTACAAAGCTAGTCTATATGTTCCCAACATTGATagattgagggaaagggtcatggaCGAGGGTCATGAATCTCAGTATGCCATTCCTCTCGAttccacaaagatgtatcatgatcttagagagttctaCTGGTTGGGTAATATGAAGCTGGATATGGCTATCTatatggccaagtgtatggtgtgtcaacaagtgcaATTTAAGCACATAAGGCCTGAGAGCTTATATCAAGAGATCCCATTACCTGAATGA